The genomic region ACACGATGGCTGCGCTGCAGCCCGCCTGAGGCGATGCTTCAGCTCTCCACGGTGGTGACCCGCCATGCGGGGCGTGTTTTCCTCTGGGGAACCGCCCCGCCCTTTCATCTGAAGGATCTCGAGAGGGCTCTCCGACGCCGGGGGATGGAGATCCTCATAACCGGCGTGGTGGAGATCGCTTTCGCCTTCCCGGAGTGGACCCGGCCTCATCGCGTGATTCCCCGACAGATCCTGACCGAGCGCGGCCTGAGGGTCCGGGAACCGTGGGCTACCCTGTGGCTGGTTCGCTTCGGATATGAGGAGCCCCGGGCCGATGTGGAAGGGATCACCCTGGATGGGGAGGCCGTTCATTTGCTGGCGCGGGATCTGGATCTGGATGTCATCGAAGCCTATGTGGCGGCGCAGGGCTGGCAGCGCTGTGTGGCCGGCTGCCGGGTGGAGAGCGGGCCCGCGGTTCGGATTCAACCGGACCCGGAGGAGGCGGCATGGGCGGTGGCCTGGCTGAAGGGGATGCTTCCCCCTGAAGCCTGTCATACATTGGAGGGGATCCTCCAGGAGGCCGCGCGGCGGAGGATCGGGTGGGGGGTTCTCTACCGGGAGCGGGAAGCTCGGCTGGATCTGGAGAGCCGCCGGCAGATCGAGGGCATGCTCCTTCTGGCCCGCGCCCTGCAGCGCTATCAGATGGAGATCCCGGGGCTGGAGGCTCTGGAAACCATCCCTCTGGACGAGCTTTAGAGATTGGCGCTTTCATCCCCTCACGGCCCTTCCGGTTGCGGGAAAGAAGAAACCCAGGGGGCCGGCCCGGCCGCCTCCAGGTTCCCGGAGAAGGATCAGCTGTTCCGCACGAGCTGGCGCAATCGTCCCTGGAGGTCATTCAGGGTCAGCAGGGCCTGCAGCGGGGTCATGTTCACGAGATCCAGCCCGAGGAGCTCCTGCAGGAGATGCCGGACCTCCTCGAACTCCTCCGGGCGGGCCGGGGGGCGCTCCCGATGGAGCGCGGGCAGATCGCGTTCCCCTCGCTTCCCCTCCAGCTCCTCCAGCACCTGGCGGGCCCGCCGGATCACCCGTTCGGGCAGGCCGGCCAGCTGCGCGACGTGGATCCCATAGGATTTATCGGCCGCCCCCGGCACCACCCGTCGCAGGAACACCACCTGATCCCCCACTTCCTTCACCGCCATCGTCATATTGACGGCTCCTTCCAGATGGTCCACCAGGCGAGTGAGCTCCAGATAGTGGGTGGCGAAGAGGGTGCGAGCCCGAATCTCATCGTGCAACGCTTCGGCCACCGCCCAGGCCAGGCTCATCCCATCGTAGGTGCTGGTCCCCCGTCCCACCTCATCCAGGATCACCAGGGAACGCGGCGTCGCGTGATGAAGGATGTAGGCCGTCTCCAGCATCTCCGCCATGAACGTGGAGATCCCTGCGGTGATGTCATCGCTGGCCCCCACGCGGGCGAACAGCCGGTCCACCACGCCGATGCGGGCGGACCGGGCCGGCACGAAGGAGCCCATCTGGGCCATCAGGGCGATCAGGGCGACCTGGCGGATGTAGACCGACTTGCCGCTCAGATTGGGGCCCGTCAGAATGATCAGCCGGCGCGAAGGGTTGAGCTCCGCATCATTGGGGACGAAGGGCTCGCCGGGGGGGAGATAGCGTTCCACCATGGGATGACGGCCCTCCCGGATCTCGATCCGATCGCTGTCCTCCACCATGGGCCGTGTGTAGCCGTAGCGGGCGGCGGCCTCCGCCAGCGCCTGATAGACGTCCAGCTCCGCCAGCCGGCGGGCGACCCCCTGGAGCCGCTCGATATGCTCGGCAACCCTTCCCCGGACCTCCACGAAGAGCTCGTATTCCAGATCCTCGATCCGCTCCTGGGTGGCCAGGATCTCGGTTTCCCGCGCCTTGAGCTCCGGCGTGACGAATCGTTCCGCGTGGGTGATGGTCGCTCGACGTTCATAATCCGGAGGCACCTGGTTCGCTTTGGAGCGGGGGACCTCGATGAAGAAGCCGAAGACCTCGTTATACCGGACCCGCAGGGTATCGATGCCGGTGCGGGCCCGCTCTCGCTGCTCCAGTTCCGCCAGCCAGCGACGACCCTCCTCCTCGGCCCGGCGCAGCCGGTCGAGCTCCTCGTGGTAGCCCGGCTTGATCAGCCCCCCTTCCCGGAGCAGGATCGGTGGATCCTCCACAATGGCCCGGTCGATCAAGGAAACCACCTCAACGCACGGATCCAGCTCGTCCCGGAGGGCTTGGAGCCGGGCGGACTGGACCCACAGCAGCCGGCTGCGGATCTGGGGGATGCGCTGCAGCGTCCGCTTGAGGGCGACCAGATCGCGGGCGTTGGCGTTGCCGAATCCGATGCGGCCCACCAGCCGCTCCACATCGTAAAGCCCGTCCAGCAGTCGCCGCAGATCCTGCCGGAGCAACCCGTCGCGCACCAGCTCCTCCACCGCATCGAGTCGCATCCGGATGGCCTCGATATCCACAAGGGGCTGGAGGAGCCAGCGGCGCAGCAGGCGCGCCCCCATCGCGGTCACCGTGTGGTTGAGCACCGAGAACAGGCTCCCCTCGATCCGGCGTTCCCGGATGGTCTCCGTGAGCTCCAGGTTGCGACGGGTGATGGGGTCGAGCCCCATATAGGCATCGCGATGGTAGGTGCTGAGATGACGCAGATGGCGGAGATCGGAGATCTGGGAGGTTTTCACGTAGTGGAGGGCCGCGCCGGCCGCAGCGATCGCCCAGGGCCATCCCTCGCATCCATAGGGCTGGAGGGAGGGAACCCGGAAGTGCTCCAGCAGAGATCGGCGCGCCTCGTCCGGATCAAAGGCGGCATCGGGGATCGGGGAGATGCGGACCGTGCGTTCTCCTTTCAGGCGGGACACCCACGCCTCATCGCGAGCCCGGGATTCCGGGAGCACGAGCTCGGCCGGGTTCAGGCGGGCCAGCTCCTCCAGCAGAAGGGATTCCGCCTCCGGGCCTTCCAGTTGGGTGGTGAAGAACTCACCCGTGGAGAGATCCATGGCCGCCAGGCCAAAGGCCCGACCGTCCGGGGATGGGGCGATGGCGGCCAGGTAGTTCTCCAGCCGATCCCGGAGCAGCGCCTCCTCCACCACCGTGCCGGGGGTGATCACCCGCACCACGTCCCGCTTCACCAGCCGCCGGACTTTTTTGGGATCCTCCAGCTGTTCGACGACGGCGACCTTGTAGCCTTTGGCGATGAGCTTGCCGATGTAAGAGGTGACATGGTTCGCCGGCACCCCGGCCATGGGGAGGCGCACATCCTTCGAGAACGAGCGGGAGGTCAGGGCCAGTTCCAGCTCCCGGGCGGCGATCTTTGCGTCCTCCTCAAACATCTCGTAGAAATCGCCCAGCCGGAACATCACAATGGCATCGGGGAAGCGGGCCTTGATCCGGCGATACTGGGCGAGCATAGGGGTCTCCGCGCTCATCGCCTTCACCTCCCATCATGGAGCCAGCTCCCCCGGCGGCCTCACCCATGGAGCGCCTCCGGTAGACGCCCCGTTCGGGCCCCGCCTGAGGGGCAGGCCCACGCGTCGCTCCGCGGTGGACCATCCCTGAGGATGCTCTTCGATCTCCTGGTTATCCATTGTAAGCCCGGGCGGCAAATTCCGAGGGGATGAACGCGTTTCCCCCATGGAACCGGCTCCGTGT from Thermoflexus sp. harbors:
- the mutS gene encoding DNA mismatch repair protein MutS, whose product is MSAETPMLAQYRRIKARFPDAIVMFRLGDFYEMFEEDAKIAARELELALTSRSFSKDVRLPMAGVPANHVTSYIGKLIAKGYKVAVVEQLEDPKKVRRLVKRDVVRVITPGTVVEEALLRDRLENYLAAIAPSPDGRAFGLAAMDLSTGEFFTTQLEGPEAESLLLEELARLNPAELVLPESRARDEAWVSRLKGERTVRISPIPDAAFDPDEARRSLLEHFRVPSLQPYGCEGWPWAIAAAGAALHYVKTSQISDLRHLRHLSTYHRDAYMGLDPITRRNLELTETIRERRIEGSLFSVLNHTVTAMGARLLRRWLLQPLVDIEAIRMRLDAVEELVRDGLLRQDLRRLLDGLYDVERLVGRIGFGNANARDLVALKRTLQRIPQIRSRLLWVQSARLQALRDELDPCVEVVSLIDRAIVEDPPILLREGGLIKPGYHEELDRLRRAEEEGRRWLAELEQRERARTGIDTLRVRYNEVFGFFIEVPRSKANQVPPDYERRATITHAERFVTPELKARETEILATQERIEDLEYELFVEVRGRVAEHIERLQGVARRLAELDVYQALAEAAARYGYTRPMVEDSDRIEIREGRHPMVERYLPPGEPFVPNDAELNPSRRLIILTGPNLSGKSVYIRQVALIALMAQMGSFVPARSARIGVVDRLFARVGASDDITAGISTFMAEMLETAYILHHATPRSLVILDEVGRGTSTYDGMSLAWAVAEALHDEIRARTLFATHYLELTRLVDHLEGAVNMTMAVKEVGDQVVFLRRVVPGAADKSYGIHVAQLAGLPERVIRRARQVLEELEGKRGERDLPALHRERPPARPEEFEEVRHLLQELLGLDLVNMTPLQALLTLNDLQGRLRQLVRNS